CGAATTCAAGCAGGGGAAACGACAGCAGAGGCTTGAACCAAACAGTAAACCCTCTCAAGCGCAATGAAGAAGTGGCTAAAGTCGAAGTAACCGTTCTTGTGTGTATTCTGCTGCTGGCGCTCGCCGGCAACGTGTGCGTCCTTGTGGCTATCCAGACGAGTAAACACGGTCAATCGCGGATGTACTATTTTATGAAACACCTGAGCATTGCTGACCTGGTGGTGGCGGTTTTTCAAGTTCTCCCCCAACTTATCTGGGACATCACCTTTCGCTTTTATGGACCAGACTTTCTATGCCGTCTGGTGAAGTACCTACAGGTGGTTGGCATGTTCGCGTCCACCTACATGCTCGTGCTGATGTCTATAGACAGATGTATGGCTATATGTCAGCCTCTACGATCCTTGCGCCGTCGTAAGGACCGTTTTTACGTTTTGGCCTCTTGGATTATAAGCCTGCTCTTCAGTTTACCACAGGTTTACATCTTCTCTCTCAGAGAAGTGGGTGATGGGGTTTTCGACTGCTGGGGGGATTTTGTTCAGCCCTGGGGCGCAAAGGCTTACGTCACATGGATTAGTCTCACCATCTATATCATTCCTGTAGCTATTTTAAGCGTTTGTTATGGACTTATAAGTTATAAAATATGGCAAAACTTTAAGCTGAAGACCCGACGCGATCAATGCCTGTCGCTGACCCCGCGACCAGCCAAGGGCATCGTGCTCTCCCGCGTCAGCAGCGTCAAGCTGATCTCCAAAGCTAAGATCAGGACGGTGAAAATGACGTTTGTGATCGTCCTGGCTTATATTATCTGCTGGACGCCGTTTTTCTTTGTTCAAATGTGGTCAGCCTGGGATCCAATGGCTCCAAGAGAAGGTTCGTTGCAATTCTGTTGATCAACAGGTCATAAAATGTGTCGAATACGTGTTGTGCATAAACGTTGTTAATGAAATGTATTGTTATATCACTAGTAAAACATCACTTATATCAAATTACATAtgtaatacaatttattttaaagaaatataataCTAGCACACTTTTCAAGCgaatatttaaacaaacaaaaaatacttgGGTTGATATTTGGCTGTCTAATGCAatgaaaattatacattttgaagtgtCCAGATGTTCCAACAGTCATGGAAAACATGGAAATAACAGGGGAAATCATgaatatatattgtatacagaaatttctaaatttatttttagttatgcACTGTAAAAAGGAATTGATGGTTTAACttgaaaaagtaagttaccGGGTTGCCGgtagttcattgaaattaaaaatgtgtgttaatacaatgaaggtgactggtctaatcaacagaaactcaaaatattatgttatctgaaccacattaattatctaagttgtgATAACTAaccatgaaaattatttttacaatgtgCTCATATtcataaaatctttttttttaaaaccctTATAAACAACTGGTATGACATCAATTTCATTGGGAACCCTGGAATACTTGTTGGCCCATGAAGGCAGGCCTTGATCTTGCCCTCAAACAGTAATAAAAACCATTTACATCCATATAATCTGTAGGTTATGCAACTTTGGTCTATGAGTTTCAAATAGCTTGAGTAATAGATTATATGGCAATACAACAAGATGCTTTGTGCTCTCCATCGTAATGGTATTCTCCCCCACTCCCCTACAGTCATATCTTTTTAGCTTCATAAAAATTGTGCTCTAAAACCAACTGATAACCATTCCCTCAGAATAAAATATAGACAGAGGaagatttaaaacaaaaacaagtctTGGAATAGCGGTTCAAAGCTTAAACACCCTCAGGTGGTTTTGGTAAAGTAAATGTAGCGTGACATCAAAGGAATCCTGCCTTATCCTGACTAGATCCTTAGGAGTGTAATTTCCATGTAATTTCATAACATAATTTGTGAGGAGGTCCTGTGCTGTTATCAAACCCTCAAGGCCGAAATGAAGACACCTGCAAGGTATCCATATGCTGCATATTTTCTTTTTCCACCCCTTTTCTGTATTACTTCTCCACAGTAAGGTTAGAGGGGTGAAAATTAGTGCAATCTAAGTTACTAATCAAGATGCTAAATGCGTAAAAAGTGGGCTGCGAAAGATTACATCGAAAATGTGGATTCagagtttgaatttgaatttaaaacctggaaatgaacaatggtttttgaaaaaagaaaacaaagaaactatttatacttctgcacaattttttttttttaggaatgcACAATGGAAGTATATTTTCACTAGTGTTCCCAGACtttgtaatttaaatgtaaacagTACAGAGGTTTCAAATCATGTTTAAAGGAACAGATGagagattttattaaaatagacTGTCTTATGAAACACTGTAATCAGATGATACTTATGCCTTCTCAATGTCTGGactttaaatttataaaaaaaatattatataataaccATCATAGCTGAAATACAATTATCTAggacaatacatttaaaataatctcTCCAATAGGCATTGAAAGGACATTTAGATGTTAAAATCTCACATAAAAAAGCTCATCCAAAAATGAGCTACTTTTATCATTATATGAGAATTTTAtcattacttattatttttatcattactATGCTCATGTCTTTCACAGTCTGTgaattgatttttttcccctgtgAAACGGAATCTGCATGAAGCCCTTCTTTAATGGCAGATTATATTGACCAtggtttttcatttttgagtgaacaattaatttcattgataaAGGTGCACATCCACCCCCTATCCATATTTATCAATCCATCATGTAAACTTTATTTTAGAAACAATTCTAAATGATgttgtcgttttttttttttttttttttttttgaaaatgactccGTTTGCAGATCTTGGCCCGACAGAAACTCTCACTCTGCTGTCTTTGTTCAGTGATGATTTTCAGAGCATTGACCGTGTAATGAATACACAGATTTAGATGACCATAGACATCATTGTCCATTTCAGTTTATTAGCCAATAACATTATGAAACCTTAGGAAGAACTGATTTTTATGCCTCTTGAGAAAGATTTTTCTCAGAAACATTATTAAAAGttatggcaacatttttcaaTTTTAGGACTTGGATTATGGTCCTATCAGGGTACCAGCTTCTTCTTGCTACTAGATAGCAATTTTTTCCCCCCCATTTATTTCACATTGTGCCACCAGCAATTTTAGAGCATCAGCTTGGATATAACATCTCACAGAAAATAAGTACTGTACATGATAAGTAAATAATGAGATTAAGTTTTGCCTTTGGTAAATAATGTCAtcagaaacattttaaatacagtaAATGAGTGGTATTTTGGTGGTGCAAGATGAAATTTGAGCAATTTTTCCTTGTGCGATTTAGTCAGTGTCAGTATGTAAATCTTTATAAACAGggctatctgtctatctatctaggCATAGTATGGAAAATGCATAGATTTTACATAATCTTTAGTACAATTTTAATCAAGTACATAATGTTCATATTTAATAGTCTCATGATTTGTGTGTTActaaccttttctttttttaatcttgtCTCTAATAGCTATGGCATTTATCATTGCAATGCTTCTGGCCAGCCTCAACAGCTGCTGTAACCCCTGGATCTACATGTTTTTCGCTGGTCATCTGTTCCGGGATCTCATGCAGCACTGTCTTATGGCATCACACTGTGGCTGTAAGAGGCAATGGAGATCTAAGAGCCAATCAAGCACTGGTGTAATGAGGAACACGGGCAGCCAGAAGAGTGTGACACAGACCTCTACTACATGAGAGAAAGCTGGAATACCTGCAGTTCATATAACTATCATGGACTGAACACTAAGATAACATAAGCTAAGGAATCATTAATATGATTTTTACAAGTGTGGTGCAGACCTCAGCTACATTAGCCATGCAATCCTCTTCAGCCTAaaatgtatctttacaaaaGTAATGCTTGACGTGTAGCAGTCAGGAGCCATTTACATCTATATATCCATGCGTTCTCCAAACCGCTCAAGgtccgttcacaccaagaatgataagtATAAAGATTCTGATAACTacattagcgtccacaccactGGACGATATAGTTCTGTTTATTAAGTTTTGTCGTCTGCCGCTTTAAAAGCTCGAGCTCTTTATATgtcattgtttttgttattCACCATGtgggaaaaaaattgttttgaatGTGATTCCAATTATATTGCTTCTCTGTGCCATTATTGTTGTAGTTGTAGgactattcttttatatttagaatgatttttagaactatatctttattgttatcattatagttatcatcctcGGTGTGATCAGGCCTTTATCCTCTGTCGGGTCACGAGAGCAGTTTACCTTTGTACGCTTAAACAAacagttcacaaaaaaatgaaatttctatcattatttactcactctcatgtcctTCTAAACCTGTATGCTGTACcttttctgcagaacacaagaaTTTTAACACAATGAACAGAATTTTGCTTTTGGATTAAATTAATTCTATTTAAAAGCGTTTAGATATATAAAAGTTGAGGTAATGGAGGGACGCTGGATGGAGAATTCTCGCAGCGATTAGGTAAGCGGCTGTTTGTATCTTGCATGCATGAGTTATGAAGCTCCTGGTAAACTTAACAACTCCATTAAACTGTCTGAGACCTGGTTCAAAAAAGTCTTTGATTTCAGACTTTATATTTTCAGATCAAACGTTCTGGACATATGTAGTGactatttgaataaaaatctCTTGAAGAGACCAAAGCCACTGGTCATTTCACAGTTAACAGGGAGAAAAGGACATTTAAAGTTTAACTTCACTTTTTATTGTTACATTGTCTGTATGTAACAAGACATACAGACAATGTAACAATTTCGCATTTTTGTATCTCCATCGGACAGTTGGATCAACAGAGGATTATTAACAGAACAGTTATTGTAACGGTAGCTTTTTAATCACTGAAAATTGTATCGTTTTTTGTCTACTCTTTAAACAAcattatggtaaaaaaaatGGAACACTATGGCAACTGCTTTCTTACCTGTACACGAAAGTAACTCACTCCCACTAAACATTTAATCTTTGAATTCACAACACAAGTTTGTTAAGAAGTATTTCCTTCTAAAGCAAGGTTGCATTTGACTGGTAAGCATATCCATGGTGGGAGTGACATTGGACTGGAACATGCttagtgcattatgggtattgaAGTTTTCggttacactttacaatacggttcatttgttaaacattagttaatggattaactaacatgaactaacaatgagcaatacatttgttactgtatttactaatctttgttagtgttagttaatgagaatacagttgttcattctttgttcatgttagttcacagtgcattaactaatgttaacaagcttttaataatgtattagtaaatgttgaaattaacattaacaaagattaataaatgctgtataagtgcagttcattattagttcatgttaactaatgtagttaactaatgttaactaatgaaccatattgtaaagtgttaccaagtttTCTCTTGTCAGGTAGCACcctttttttttgcctttctaTTGTAGGCAGCCACATTTTATTGAAAACTACCCCTTTAACCAAGTAAATACACTGCAATGAAATACAGCTTTTGACCTGTTGATTGTATCTTTCTTCACTTTTGCCATATCAGCACATTTCATTCTAGTATATGAAGGTATTAACCACACTTTATGAAGTACAGTAAGtaacaaaaatcataaattcaaAATGATCACTTTTTCTTATTGTGTGTGAAGGTGTGTACAAGAAGGAataactttttgtttttattttttgaagaagaacagttcacccaaattGAAAATATTAACTCATTTGTGAATCACAAAATCAAGGATTTTGAGTAACTTGGGTGATATATTTGTCTAAAGCCATGCAATAGTTTTCCTTATAGGAACAGACATGTCAAATGTCATTTGCAGTCGCGTTTGTTCAAACCAGACGTGTCGTGAGTTTGAATATGCACACAAGTGAGATCTAAGAGCTATAGGGGTTACAGTACATGCATAACATCTTAAAGCTTTTGCAAGGATTTAGAAGActtatatatatagtgtattaCTCGTATTGACTTTTAGGGTGCCTTCGTGAAGCCTGACAACATCATGTAACACAATATGTTTTCTTCATAAAGTATAGAAAAGAGTAACTCAGAGATTAGAGAGAAGGCATATGATTTGGAtgtgagggtaagtaaattatgaatttttttgtgatattccCATGTCATTATTTTGACTGTAAATAAGACTGTCACTGTGATTCATTTGAAAACAATAAaatcttatttattaaacatcttTGTGTTATAACAACTGTGGATGTGGCTATGAATGAAAATGATCAGTTGTTGATGGAAACTATATATGCTTCTTGTATGACAACCTTTTCAGCTGATTTCAAATTTGAACACTCACTGACAAAACAATCAATTTCAAATTTTAAACCAGGCATGGAGCATCAAAGAAGTCATTCCAGTTTTCTTATACCAATGAGAAGATGTGAGCCCACATAAATAAGAGTCAATTATTCTCATGAAACCAATCAGTTATTTTTCAAGAACGGAAGAATACAGCTTTCTGTTTGTTGAAAGAAATGGCATTGCCATGCAATTAAAACTGGGATGAAACAAGTCACGTATTTGGATTTGGAAAAAATTTTAAACTAACTTGGTTCATTGACAACCTGCactttttaattataaattatctAATATAACCACTTCACACAAACCCATAAGTCATATTTTCAAAGTCTAACTGGGGATGGAAGCACATTAAAACCTCATTATAAATCTGTGAATGTACTAAAAGTTTAAATTGAAGGAGTTCATTTGGTAAAAATCAGATTAagcaatattataaattatctGACAGATAATTAGACAAACTTTTGAGCCAAATGATGAATCGTCTGTCACAGTATATGATTtccaatctctctctctcaaaaaacTGTCCTGTATGGCCTAAAACCTCACTGATTACAAATGAATACATACTGACACCTAGTGTTTCAAATTTTTTTACagcaagttaaaaaaaaacaaaaaacactcctgttcaaatgtttgggttAGGTAAGatttttcagtgttttcaaTGAAGTTTCATTCATATGCTtaccaaggcagcatttattgcatcaaaaatacataaaaacagtaatatgatGAAACAtttgatttctttttattttcaatgctgaaaacagttgtgctgctttttgtggaaaccgtgattatttgaaatggaaatcttttattaatgtctttactgcgACTTTGTAATGCATCCttcctgaataaaagtattaatttcctttaaaaaaaaaacttactgactccaatggtaatatatatttacagcctacagcctttttttaaaaacactatATCAATGACTATCTGTCTAGCCACTTAATTTATTTCACCTTCACTGTGTTACAAAACTGAGTTCTTTTCTTGACTGTGGCATTATGACATTCCTCTTCTTTTTTGTTGAAACTGTGGCCACTGTACTGCTTACATTAGGTTGAACCCTCTGTTCTCTGTTTCATAACATGATTAATTAGAGTAGCGCTCATCTCATTTGAGCCTCTTCAATATCGCTCCCTCTCAACACTCCTCTTCTACCCTTCCTTTCTGCTCACGTCTCCTCTTGCTCTTTCAATGCCTACCCCTCTCGCTCGCCCAGCTTCCTACATCTCTGCTATTTCTCTCCCTTCATCTCTTTTCCCTCCTCCGCTCTTCACCTCTTCCCTGTCCTTTTCCTCTACCCACTCCACTCTTCTGAAATATCAAAGTTGCTGCCTCCAAgttttaaaaacacacaaagagcAAGCTAGGACATCTTGCCTATTTTTACCACACCTGCATTGATGCTTAATTTTCTGTCATGTCATctaaaggtatgttaaaagatacagtacaatttACCGAAATCTGTATATATCGTGTAAACGCTTACTCAGTGTTCAACagtggaaagacgtcaataaaaaagctggtaaacaa
Above is a genomic segment from Chanodichthys erythropterus isolate Z2021 chromosome 21, ASM2448905v1, whole genome shotgun sequence containing:
- the oxtrb gene encoding oxytocin receptor b, whose product is MESLLKDVVLWQFNDSWANSSRGNDSRGLNQTVNPLKRNEEVAKVEVTVLVCILLLALAGNVCVLVAIQTSKHGQSRMYYFMKHLSIADLVVAVFQVLPQLIWDITFRFYGPDFLCRLVKYLQVVGMFASTYMLVLMSIDRCMAICQPLRSLRRRKDRFYVLASWIISLLFSLPQVYIFSLREVGDGVFDCWGDFVQPWGAKAYVTWISLTIYIIPVAILSVCYGLISYKIWQNFKLKTRRDQCLSLTPRPAKGIVLSRVSSVKLISKAKIRTVKMTFVIVLAYIICWTPFFFVQMWSAWDPMAPREAMAFIIAMLLASLNSCCNPWIYMFFAGHLFRDLMQHCLMASHCGCKRQWRSKSQSSTGVMRNTGSQKSVTQTSTT